The nucleotide sequence GAGATGCTCTATCAATAGCATTGATGAACGCAAGGGGATTCAATGAAGAAAACTTTGCTCAATTTCACCCAGGGGGAACATTAGGAAAACGGCTTCTCACCACCGTAGAAAATTGTATGGTAAAAGATAATCTACCCATCATTTCCGCATCTACTCCTCTGAAAGAGGTCATTTCTGCAATCAATTTAGGTCGTCTTGGTTTAGCAATTGTCGTTGATGAAAGAAAAATAGTCGGTATTATTACTGATGGGGATATTAGAAGAGCAATAGATACCCATTCAGAACATTTTTTTACCCTTTGTGCATCAAAAATAATGACTTTTACTCCAAAAACCATTACAAAAGATATGAAAATGGCAGAAGCAGAACAATGTATGACACAATATAAAATTACTTCTTTGATTGTGGAAGAAAATAATTACCCCATAGGCGTGATACAGATTTACAATGTATCTATCTAATTTCAATTTCTTATTCTATTTATCTTACATTTTAGACCCGTGAATTATCTTAAATATTATTTAGTTTCCTTTGCTGTGATTATTGTTGACCAAGCTATAAAATTATACGTGCATTTTTTTATTCCTCTCGGTAGTGCGGGTGAAATATCTGTGATAGGGGATTTTTTGAAAATACATTATTTGACAAATCCTGGAATGGCATTTGGAATGAAGTTTGACTTGGTATATGGCAAGTTTATCCTTTCCTTTATTAGATTGGGAGCAATGTTTGTTATTTCGTATTATCTCTATCTCTTTATAAAAAATAAGTTTACTCCTCTGTTTTTGTATTCCTGTTCGCTCATATTGGGAGGTGCTATCGGAAACCTTATAGATTCTATTTTTTATGGTGTATTGTTGCACAATGCTCCTTATGATTCCATTACTCCTTGGTTTCATGGACAGGTAATAGATATGATTTATTTTGATATATGGGAAGGGTATGTTCCCGAATGGATCCCTTATTTTGGAGAAAATTATCTTTCCCTTTGGCCCGTGTTTAATATCGCCGATGCGTCTATCTTTACAGGGGTTTGTATCATCCTTTTGTTTCAAAATACTTTTTTCAAAAACAAATCTTTTTTTAAAGACGTTCAGAAAGATAAAACAAATGAACTATAATGCTCTCTTTCATACTTCTATAACTCTCAAACAAGAAAAAGAATGGATAAGCCATTATTTTTCTAAACTCAATAGTGATACGAGACATTTTGTAAACTCCAATGATATATGCACTCCCATAGAATGTGTGGAGGAAATGGTAAATAGTATTCCCGCTCACTTTTGGGAGAAAGAGAACCTGAAAATATTGGACTGCTGTGCAGGAAATGGCAATTTTCATTCTTATATATCCTTAAAAACACCCCTCAAAAACCTGTATTTTAACGAAATAAACACCAAAAGAATACAACATCTCCAAGAGTATTTTGGAACAGATATACAACTCACGACTCAGGATTTTTTGTCTTTTGATGAAACAGAAAAATATGATTTGGTAGTAGCCAATCCTCCGTATGCTCAATTTCATAATAACCAAAGGGTCTCAAAAAATCATAACCTCTCCCGTTCTTTTATAGAAAAAGCATTACAGGTTACCAAACAAAATGGATATATTCTCTTTATCGTTCCTAATAATTGGATGTCACTTTCGGATAGAAATATTCTACCGAACCTAATGAGTCAATACCAATTTATCCATCTCAATATACACGGGGCTAAAAGATATTTTCCTAAGGTAGGATCTTCTTTTACATGGTTTCTCCTGCAAAAAACCCCCAATACTCATTCTTTTTCCGTAGAAAACCATTATATATGGAAAGATACCCAATCCGTAACCTTAGATACAGGCGTAGATCACATCCCGTTGTATTATTCAGATTTAGTAAATAGTATCTTTCGCAAGACCATTCGTAACAATTCCTTGCCCAAATACAAAATACAAACATCCAGTTATCTCCATAGGCATACTAAAAAACATCTTTTGAATCCCCACCCTGATGAACAGCATACTTACAAACTCATTCACACACCCTCTCAAACCGTTTGGAGTAAAAAACCACATATATACCAAGATGGTTACAAAGTATTTCTTTCTTTGAGCAACCAATATGGAACTTTTATTGATACTTGTGGAATGACTCAAAGCATTGCTTTTATAAGATGCTCTTCTCAAGAAATAGC is from Chitinophagaceae bacterium and encodes:
- a CDS encoding class I SAM-dependent methyltransferase; translated protein: MNYNALFHTSITLKQEKEWISHYFSKLNSDTRHFVNSNDICTPIECVEEMVNSIPAHFWEKENLKILDCCAGNGNFHSYISLKTPLKNLYFNEINTKRIQHLQEYFGTDIQLTTQDFLSFDETEKYDLVVANPPYAQFHNNQRVSKNHNLSRSFIEKALQVTKQNGYILFIVPNNWMSLSDRNILPNLMSQYQFIHLNIHGAKRYFPKVGSSFTWFLLQKTPNTHSFSVENHYIWKDTQSVTLDTGVDHIPLYYSDLVNSIFRKTIRNNSLPKYKIQTSSYLHRHTKKHLLNPHPDEQHTYKLIHTPSQTVWSKKPHIYQDGYKVFLSLSNQYGTFIDTCGMTQSIAFIRCSSQEIAEKIKQELDNPIYKFLNNLTRYGNFNNIRILQRFPLWESFQLTEEEYAFVQHCNQKYYGKKEK
- a CDS encoding lipoprotein signal peptidase, with amino-acid sequence MNYLKYYLVSFAVIIVDQAIKLYVHFFIPLGSAGEISVIGDFLKIHYLTNPGMAFGMKFDLVYGKFILSFIRLGAMFVISYYLYLFIKNKFTPLFLYSCSLILGGAIGNLIDSIFYGVLLHNAPYDSITPWFHGQVIDMIYFDIWEGYVPEWIPYFGENYLSLWPVFNIADASIFTGVCIILLFQNTFFKNKSFFKDVQKDKTNEL